From the genome of Chania multitudinisentens RB-25, one region includes:
- a CDS encoding DUF5058 family protein: protein MKIDESDIMAIVNDPILWWIAIPLGGIILVMASLYIRMSFKSAASVGLSRTQCMKGLRSGILSSIGPSISVFVVVFSMAAIIGGPLTWMRFVGIGAAPVELAAINLGAETYGAPVGSENYNLTAMVSGLYTAIINSCGWVVVGFFFIHRMEKVREKMGGGDKVWLGLISVTAMLGLFGFLSTPFILAMNAKTVACLTGFISMGALTLLGKKIGWLKEYALGIALIIGMIFGSVFS from the coding sequence ATGAAAATTGATGAATCTGACATCATGGCTATCGTGAATGACCCCATACTTTGGTGGATCGCGATCCCACTGGGAGGCATCATTCTGGTGATGGCTTCATTATATATACGCATGTCGTTTAAAAGTGCTGCTAGCGTAGGTTTAAGCCGGACGCAGTGCATGAAAGGGCTCAGAAGTGGCATTCTCAGTTCTATTGGCCCGTCCATCTCTGTTTTTGTAGTGGTATTCAGTATGGCAGCCATCATTGGCGGCCCGTTAACCTGGATGCGCTTTGTGGGCATCGGCGCTGCGCCGGTGGAGCTGGCAGCCATCAACCTGGGGGCCGAAACCTACGGGGCACCGGTCGGTTCGGAAAACTATAACCTCACGGCGATGGTTTCTGGCCTTTATACGGCAATCATCAACAGCTGTGGGTGGGTGGTGGTGGGGTTCTTTTTCATTCATCGGATGGAAAAAGTCAGGGAAAAAATGGGGGGTGGCGATAAAGTTTGGCTGGGTTTGATATCCGTTACTGCCATGCTGGGGCTGTTTGGTTTTCTCTCAACGCCTTTTATTCTCGCCATGAATGCAAAAACGGTTGCCTGCCTCACTGGATTTATTTCAATGGGAGCTCTGACTCTGCTTGGCAAAAAAATCGGCTGGCTTAAAGAGTATGCATTAGGTATTGCGCTCATTATCGGCATGATTTTTGGCAGTGTTTTTTCTTAA
- the mdcA gene encoding malonate decarboxylase subunit alpha → MSEVKKWNLLQEDTEQRMAQVKPLFKQGKEIDAADTVLLLEGVIRPGDRINIEGNNQKQADFLAEALCKVDKEKVHHLHMVQSAVPLAAHLELFELGIAEKLDFAYAGPQSERIATCIQEGKIKLGAIHTYLELFARYFIDLYPKVSLVAAFEADREGNLYTGFNTEDTPAIVEATKFRQGIVIAQANKIVDKLPRVDIPGDWVDVVIEAPRPFYVEPLFTRDPALITDTHILMAMMALKGIYAEYGVQRINHGIGFFTAAIELLLPTYGEELGLKGKVCTHMVLNPHPTLIPAIESGWLQAIHCFGGELGMENYVSQRPDIFTIGPDGTLRSNRAFAQTAGHYALDMFIGGTLQSDKYGNSSTATADRVAGFGGAPNMGCDAKGRRHATDAWLKCGEEFNSTQQLLLGEMPRGKRLVVQMQETFREKMIPSIVERLDAWQLAEKAELSLPPVMVYADDVTHILTEEGIAYLHRCEGLEQRMAAIRAVSGYTEIGLQADPAETAQLRAAGLVKTPEDLGINRQRANRSMLAAKNIKELVDWSGGLYNPPARFRNW, encoded by the coding sequence ATGTCTGAAGTAAAAAAGTGGAATCTATTGCAGGAGGATACCGAACAACGAATGGCGCAGGTCAAACCGTTATTCAAGCAAGGTAAGGAAATTGATGCGGCAGACACCGTTTTGTTGCTTGAAGGCGTTATTCGTCCTGGTGACAGGATCAATATTGAAGGGAATAATCAAAAACAGGCTGACTTCCTCGCGGAAGCATTGTGCAAAGTCGATAAAGAAAAAGTACACCATCTGCATATGGTGCAATCTGCCGTCCCGCTCGCCGCCCATCTGGAATTGTTTGAACTGGGAATTGCCGAGAAACTCGATTTTGCCTACGCAGGCCCACAGTCAGAACGCATCGCAACCTGTATTCAGGAAGGCAAGATCAAGCTTGGCGCAATTCATACCTACCTGGAACTGTTTGCCCGCTATTTCATCGATCTGTATCCCAAGGTGTCGCTGGTTGCCGCCTTTGAAGCCGATCGAGAGGGGAATCTTTATACCGGTTTTAACACCGAAGATACGCCCGCTATCGTTGAGGCGACCAAGTTCCGTCAGGGGATTGTGATCGCACAGGCAAACAAAATCGTCGATAAACTGCCGCGCGTGGATATTCCTGGCGATTGGGTAGACGTGGTGATCGAGGCGCCCCGTCCGTTCTACGTTGAACCCCTGTTTACCCGCGATCCTGCATTGATTACTGATACTCACATCCTGATGGCAATGATGGCGCTCAAAGGGATCTACGCCGAATATGGTGTACAACGCATCAACCATGGCATCGGCTTCTTTACGGCCGCCATTGAATTGCTGCTGCCAACCTACGGTGAAGAACTGGGCCTAAAAGGGAAAGTCTGTACGCACATGGTACTCAACCCCCACCCGACACTGATCCCGGCCATTGAAAGCGGTTGGCTACAGGCAATCCACTGCTTTGGCGGTGAGTTAGGCATGGAAAACTACGTGAGCCAGCGCCCTGATATTTTCACTATTGGGCCGGATGGCACGCTGCGCTCTAACCGTGCCTTTGCCCAGACCGCGGGCCATTACGCGCTGGATATGTTCATTGGCGGTACATTGCAAAGTGATAAATACGGCAACAGCAGCACCGCAACCGCCGATCGCGTTGCCGGATTTGGCGGTGCGCCTAATATGGGGTGCGATGCCAAAGGGCGCCGCCACGCGACCGACGCCTGGCTGAAATGTGGTGAGGAGTTTAACTCCACTCAACAACTGCTGCTGGGGGAGATGCCACGCGGCAAGCGCCTGGTGGTGCAGATGCAAGAAACTTTCCGCGAGAAAATGATCCCTAGCATCGTTGAGCGCCTGGATGCTTGGCAGCTGGCGGAGAAAGCGGAACTATCTTTACCACCCGTCATGGTTTATGCCGATGACGTTACGCATATTCTCACTGAAGAAGGCATCGCTTATCTGCACCGCTGTGAGGGGTTGGAACAGCGTATGGCGGCAATTCGTGCCGTTTCGGGCTACACCGAGATTGGTCTGCAAGCCGATCCCGCAGAAACGGCACAGTTACGCGCGGCGGGGCTAGTCAAAACGCCAGAAGACCTGGGTATCAACCGTCAGCGAGCGAATCGCTCAATGTTGGCAGCCAAAAATATCAAGGAATTGGTGGACTGGTCTGGGGGGTTGTATAACCCACCGGCGCGGTTCCGTAACTGGTAA
- a CDS encoding amidase, with translation MNKIDNPITEMSALALSESIKSKQVSCVEVMNAYLDKIDILNPTVNAIVSLQDRDDLVAQAKIKDKQLAEGEYMGWMHGFPHAVKDLSAVKGITLTNGSPIFKDFIAPNDSIMVERIKHEGAIIIGKTNTPEFGLGSNTINNVFGTTYNAWDQTKSAGGSSGGAAVALALQLLPVADGSDMMGSLRNPSAYNNIIGFRPSQGRVPFGPAPELFVSQLGLEGPMGRNIADTARLLQTQSGYDARVPLSLGQPLADFTHPKRKLRIGWLADLGGALPMEQGILALCENALKVFEKLGHSVEPVKLDVTAEQIWETWLVWRHWIVSNGLRPLYGKPETRTLLKPQAIWEIEGGLELSARDVFLASTQRSVIYQAFNKLFAEYDIVVLPTAQVFPFDPTQHSPMEVAGKAMDTYHRYMEVVAPATLIGSPALNVPVGFNAQGLPMGMQLIGPHSHDMQVLSIGQIYEQEARWNLDYKPTLLQP, from the coding sequence ATGAATAAAATTGATAATCCAATAACGGAAATGAGTGCTCTGGCACTTTCTGAAAGCATCAAGTCTAAACAGGTATCTTGCGTTGAAGTCATGAATGCTTATCTGGATAAGATCGATATCCTTAATCCCACAGTGAATGCCATTGTTTCTCTACAAGATCGGGATGACCTGGTGGCACAGGCCAAGATTAAAGATAAGCAGTTGGCAGAAGGTGAATACATGGGGTGGATGCACGGCTTTCCCCATGCGGTTAAAGATTTATCTGCGGTGAAAGGGATAACGCTGACTAATGGATCGCCTATCTTTAAAGATTTTATCGCCCCCAATGACTCCATCATGGTTGAGCGTATCAAGCATGAAGGGGCGATTATTATCGGCAAAACCAACACGCCTGAGTTTGGTTTAGGCTCCAATACTATCAATAATGTTTTTGGTACGACGTATAACGCCTGGGATCAGACGAAATCTGCCGGTGGCAGCAGCGGTGGTGCTGCCGTGGCGCTGGCATTGCAACTGCTACCGGTTGCCGACGGCAGCGATATGATGGGGTCGTTACGTAACCCCTCAGCCTATAACAATATTATTGGTTTTCGTCCCAGCCAAGGGCGGGTTCCTTTTGGGCCCGCTCCTGAGTTGTTCGTAAGCCAGCTCGGTCTTGAAGGGCCGATGGGGCGTAACATTGCCGACACCGCTCGCCTGTTGCAAACGCAGTCTGGCTACGATGCGCGGGTTCCGCTGTCGCTCGGCCAGCCGCTGGCTGATTTCACTCATCCCAAGCGTAAATTGCGTATTGGCTGGCTTGCCGATCTTGGCGGGGCGTTGCCAATGGAACAGGGGATCCTGGCTCTTTGTGAGAATGCCCTGAAGGTCTTTGAGAAATTAGGCCACAGTGTTGAACCGGTGAAGCTGGACGTCACCGCAGAACAGATTTGGGAAACCTGGCTGGTCTGGCGCCATTGGATCGTCTCCAACGGCTTGCGTCCGTTGTACGGCAAACCAGAGACGCGTACCCTGCTGAAGCCACAGGCGATCTGGGAAATCGAAGGTGGGTTAGAGCTGTCTGCGCGCGACGTGTTCCTCGCCTCTACGCAACGCAGTGTTATCTATCAGGCTTTCAATAAGCTATTCGCAGAATATGACATTGTGGTGCTGCCAACAGCGCAAGTGTTCCCATTCGATCCAACACAGCATTCACCCATGGAAGTTGCAGGCAAGGCGATGGATACCTATCACCGCTACATGGAGGTGGTGGCGCCAGCAACGTTGATTGGTAGCCCGGCGCTGAACGTACCCGTTGGTTTCAATGCTCAAGGGCTACCCATGGGGATGCAACTGATCGGGCCGCATTCGCATGACATGCAGGTGTTAAGCATTGGCCAAATCTATGAGCAGGAAGCACGCTGGAATCTCGACTATAAACCAACGCTGCTGCAACCCTAA
- the mdcE gene encoding biotin-independent malonate decarboxylase subunit gamma, translating into METLMGQGRAAIPLLVDPDSFLENQLPAFTLPCEDYGPGAVVGSAKLGDRDCTVIANDAMAFNPRFPVVYAGIIGLEEAYKMAHAVYCSIAADANKPMAEKRTLLLIVDTPGNGPGKVEEIIGMNKATGSYQLALAEARKAGHPVIALVIGRAISGAFLCHGLQADRILSLSAKFNTMIHVMPLTSIARITKQSLERLSELATSNPVFAAGPHFFYQLGGIEQQIEQLDEMRATLLQHIAQIEILKRDGQAHLLGPEGRGLLGAQRGGRKIRAEVQALMHQQFEAVADRYIHA; encoded by the coding sequence ATGGAAACATTAATGGGTCAGGGGCGGGCCGCCATCCCCCTGTTGGTCGATCCCGACAGTTTTCTGGAAAATCAACTACCAGCATTTACGTTACCTTGTGAGGATTATGGCCCAGGAGCGGTTGTTGGCTCGGCTAAATTGGGCGATCGCGACTGTACGGTGATTGCCAATGATGCCATGGCATTTAACCCGCGTTTCCCGGTGGTCTATGCGGGGATTATCGGCCTGGAAGAAGCCTATAAAATGGCCCACGCCGTCTACTGTTCCATCGCGGCTGATGCCAACAAACCCATGGCCGAAAAACGTACGCTGTTGCTGATTGTCGATACGCCGGGCAATGGACCAGGGAAAGTAGAAGAAATCATCGGGATGAACAAAGCGACAGGCTCCTACCAACTGGCGTTGGCAGAAGCCCGGAAAGCGGGTCATCCGGTTATTGCGCTGGTGATCGGCCGCGCTATCAGCGGAGCGTTTCTGTGCCATGGGTTACAGGCTGACCGTATTCTCAGCCTGAGCGCTAAATTTAATACCATGATCCACGTTATGCCGCTCACCAGCATTGCGCGTATTACGAAACAGAGCCTTGAGCGCCTGAGTGAATTGGCCACCAGTAATCCGGTTTTTGCTGCGGGCCCGCACTTTTTCTACCAACTTGGGGGAATTGAACAGCAGATCGAGCAATTAGACGAAATGCGCGCCACGTTGCTCCAGCACATTGCGCAGATCGAAATATTAAAACGTGATGGTCAGGCTCACCTGCTTGGCCCTGAAGGCCGGGGGTTGCTGGGCGCACAGCGCGGTGGGCGCAAAATCCGGGCGGAGGTACAGGCTCTTATGCATCAGCAGTTTGAGGCCGTTGCCGATCGTTATATCCATGCCTAG
- the betA gene encoding choline dehydrogenase — translation MSKIREYDYIIIGAGSAGNVLATRLTEDADVTVLLLEAGGPDYRQDFRTQMPAALAFPLQGRRYNWAYLTDPEPFMNNRRMECGRGKGLGGSSLINGMCYIRGNALDYDGWAKEKGLENWSYLDCLPYFKAAERRDIGGNDYHGDNGPVSVTTPKPDNNVLFHAMVEAAVQAGYPRTRDLNGYQQEGFGPMDRTVTPRGRRSSTARGYLDQARPRPNLTIEVHAVTDRILFDNTRATGVTWLQKGARQEARARREVLLCAGAIASPQILQRSGVGPGELLKNLDIPIVLDLPGVGANLQDHLEMYLQYECKQPVSLSPAMKLHNRPAIGAEWLAMGTGIGASNHFEAGGFIRSHEEFEWPNLQYHFLPVAVNYNGSNPIKVHSFQAHVGSMRSPSRGRIQVRSKDPNEHPSILFNYMSHEQDWREFRAAIRITREIMHQRALEPFRGKEISPGINLQSDAELDNFVRNHAETAYHPSCSNAMGYHNMAVVGSDGKVHGIDGLRVVDASIMPLITTGNLNAPTIMMAEKIADTIRGRQPLARLDVPYYVANGDPIRR, via the coding sequence ATGAGTAAGATCAGGGAGTATGACTACATTATTATCGGTGCTGGCTCGGCAGGAAACGTATTAGCAACGCGCCTGACGGAAGATGCGGACGTTACGGTATTACTGCTGGAAGCCGGTGGCCCGGATTATCGTCAGGATTTCCGCACCCAGATGCCCGCGGCGCTGGCATTCCCTTTACAGGGCCGCCGCTATAACTGGGCTTATCTTACCGATCCTGAACCCTTTATGAATAACCGCCGTATGGAGTGTGGGCGGGGTAAGGGTTTAGGGGGATCATCACTGATTAATGGTATGTGTTATATCCGTGGCAATGCTCTGGACTACGATGGTTGGGCGAAAGAAAAAGGGTTGGAAAACTGGAGCTATCTGGATTGCTTGCCTTATTTTAAAGCCGCCGAACGCCGCGATATTGGCGGCAATGACTATCATGGGGACAACGGCCCGGTCAGCGTGACGACGCCAAAACCTGATAACAACGTGCTCTTTCATGCGATGGTTGAAGCTGCGGTGCAGGCTGGTTACCCACGCACCAGAGATCTTAATGGTTATCAGCAGGAAGGTTTTGGCCCGATGGACAGAACCGTAACACCGCGTGGCCGCCGCTCCAGCACCGCGCGCGGTTATCTCGATCAGGCTCGCCCGCGCCCGAATTTAACCATTGAAGTGCATGCAGTCACCGACCGTATTCTTTTTGATAATACCCGTGCCACAGGCGTCACCTGGTTACAGAAAGGGGCAAGACAGGAAGCGCGCGCCCGGCGTGAAGTTCTGCTTTGTGCAGGGGCAATTGCTTCACCACAAATTCTGCAACGTTCCGGCGTGGGCCCCGGTGAATTATTGAAAAACCTGGATATCCCGATCGTTCTCGATCTGCCTGGGGTGGGGGCCAACCTTCAGGATCACCTGGAGATGTATCTCCAATATGAATGTAAACAGCCGGTTTCTTTATCCCCGGCGATGAAACTGCATAACCGGCCAGCGATTGGCGCTGAATGGTTAGCGATGGGAACCGGTATTGGCGCCAGTAATCATTTTGAGGCGGGGGGATTTATTCGCAGCCATGAAGAGTTTGAATGGCCAAATCTTCAATACCACTTCTTACCCGTCGCGGTTAACTATAACGGTTCTAATCCGATAAAAGTGCATAGTTTCCAGGCTCATGTGGGTTCAATGCGCTCTCCAAGCCGCGGACGTATTCAGGTGCGCTCGAAAGATCCCAATGAACATCCGAGTATTCTGTTCAACTATATGTCACATGAGCAGGATTGGCGGGAGTTCCGAGCGGCGATCCGCATTACGCGTGAAATCATGCACCAACGTGCCTTGGAGCCTTTCCGTGGTAAAGAGATTTCACCGGGTATCAATCTGCAAAGCGATGCGGAATTGGATAACTTCGTGCGTAATCATGCCGAAACGGCTTACCATCCATCCTGTTCAAACGCGATGGGGTATCACAATATGGCGGTGGTTGGCAGTGATGGTAAAGTGCATGGCATTGACGGATTACGCGTTGTTGATGCGTCCATCATGCCGCTGATCACCACAGGAAACCTGAATGCCCCCACCATTATGATGGCTGAGAAGATCGCAGATACCATTCGTGGCCGCCAACCTCTCGCACGCCTTGATGTACCTTATTATGTTGCCAATGGTGATCCTATTCGGCGCTAA
- a CDS encoding acetyl-CoA carboxylase biotin carboxyl carrier protein subunit, whose product MSEMKSRVPGIIEEILFSVGDNVTKGQQVIIMEAMKMKMPIPAHESGTIKSISVNIGDRINPGALLFIIEP is encoded by the coding sequence ATGTCTGAAATGAAATCTAGAGTCCCTGGTATTATTGAGGAAATACTGTTTTCCGTTGGAGATAACGTCACCAAGGGCCAGCAAGTTATTATTATGGAAGCCATGAAGATGAAAATGCCAATTCCTGCGCATGAGTCTGGCACCATTAAATCCATCTCGGTAAATATTGGTGACCGTATTAATCCCGGTGCGTTATTATTTATTATCGAACCCTGA
- a CDS encoding acyl carrier protein, which produces MRDKLKMLEMLVDEIGTAPTLAEMPQRTLQDKGIAGPTSAHVIEQLHTPMNLAYVTFTTGSSAFQNIVGVTHEELPQRIAAACRVFQLAGVTAGQRMLVTYPPLVNVFSLAALAEAEVSHDFLLRSCQDALLLALIKKDYQVVLGESSFLRATLQQAITLGLAKLLPKKLCLLAAGTPLDLELLDIASQLDYSVHDLYGSQEFGWLALDGILLRDDLSLVASPRGQEYVEVVVGGMPTGDSFPLARQSHICNRQGHLLTYKRQRTQPNYEVVVTATPQHSRELIEKTARTLLRIKGCIVKVAANLVLEATATQLRLTPSLPLGEPGISGAEIMISGPVATQMFDTLVQAQFAFETQAKSDPTWLKRR; this is translated from the coding sequence ATGCGGGATAAACTAAAGATGCTGGAAATGCTGGTAGATGAGATAGGCACAGCCCCCACACTCGCCGAAATGCCCCAGCGCACACTGCAAGACAAAGGCATTGCAGGCCCGACCAGCGCCCATGTAATTGAACAATTGCACACGCCGATGAATCTGGCTTACGTGACATTTACTACCGGCTCCAGCGCATTTCAGAATATTGTTGGCGTCACCCATGAGGAATTGCCGCAGCGCATTGCCGCAGCGTGCCGGGTATTCCAGCTTGCCGGCGTGACAGCGGGCCAACGGATGCTGGTCACCTACCCGCCGCTAGTCAACGTGTTCAGCCTGGCGGCGCTGGCTGAAGCAGAGGTTAGCCACGATTTTTTGCTGCGATCTTGCCAAGATGCCCTGCTCTTGGCGCTCATCAAGAAAGACTATCAAGTGGTTCTAGGGGAATCCTCGTTTCTGCGTGCTACGTTGCAACAGGCAATAACCCTGGGGCTGGCCAAGTTATTACCCAAAAAACTCTGTCTACTTGCTGCGGGAACGCCTCTTGATCTGGAATTACTGGATATTGCCTCACAATTAGATTATTCGGTGCACGATCTTTATGGAAGCCAGGAGTTTGGCTGGCTGGCCTTGGATGGCATTCTGCTGAGAGACGACCTGAGTCTGGTCGCTTCTCCACGCGGTCAGGAATATGTTGAAGTGGTCGTTGGTGGAATGCCTACCGGTGATAGCTTTCCGTTAGCCAGGCAGAGCCATATCTGTAATAGGCAGGGCCATCTGTTGACCTATAAGCGACAGCGCACCCAACCAAACTACGAAGTGGTCGTTACAGCAACGCCACAACATTCACGTGAACTGATTGAAAAGACCGCACGGACGCTGCTGCGGATCAAAGGTTGTATTGTCAAAGTGGCAGCGAACCTGGTTTTGGAAGCAACGGCTACCCAGCTACGCCTGACCCCCAGTTTACCTTTGGGGGAGCCAGGGATCTCCGGTGCAGAGATTATGATTTCTGGGCCTGTGGCAACCCAGATGTTTGATACGCTGGTGCAAGCGCAATTCGCCTTTGAGACTCAGGCGAAAAGCGATCCCACATGGTTAAAGCGTCGTTAG
- a CDS encoding biotin-independent malonate decarboxylase subunit beta: protein MALNQLKFCCNAAEPRPLSQPMVHFGVVGSGDLEVLIESKKLDGKAEIRITTPITGFDHIWRLVVTRFIESSQLGDVLIRINDNNAPPAVVALRLQQALSELDEGNKPPQLQSFLEANARTRAKGLVDEGTLTELVGPADRYTSPHLPILGEAVEFDDGIVTGIGLLGRRPTIVISQDGRFIGGSIGEVSGAKMAGALKLALELYQRLSLDGAPPPLEKRPLVLISFETGGVRLHEANAGLLAHAEVMDLLQDLRHKVPVIGLVGSKLGCFGGMGFVAAATDAIIMSQFSRIGLTGPEVIEQEMGRSEFDSADRALVFRTTGGKHKYIIGDCDFLVEDSIAAFRAQVQQLAGLPMAEIESLRCIGSPALIAKQMAIVDAISQLMPSDSLDVWRAAGNEPPQALVDLSLEAFIASVKRYSPSAADR from the coding sequence ATGGCGTTAAATCAACTGAAGTTCTGCTGCAATGCCGCAGAACCGCGTCCGTTATCCCAGCCTATGGTGCACTTTGGCGTCGTCGGCTCTGGCGATTTAGAAGTCCTGATCGAAAGTAAAAAATTGGATGGCAAGGCTGAAATCCGCATTACCACGCCGATCACCGGGTTTGATCATATCTGGCGGTTGGTCGTGACGCGTTTTATTGAGAGCAGTCAACTGGGCGATGTCCTCATCCGCATCAACGACAACAATGCCCCACCCGCGGTCGTGGCCCTGCGCCTGCAACAAGCCTTATCCGAGCTTGATGAAGGGAATAAACCGCCGCAGTTACAGAGTTTCCTTGAAGCCAACGCCCGTACCCGGGCGAAAGGCCTGGTTGATGAAGGGACGCTGACCGAGTTGGTTGGCCCGGCAGACAGATATACCAGCCCCCATCTGCCGATCCTGGGTGAGGCCGTGGAATTTGATGATGGTATTGTTACCGGTATTGGTTTGCTGGGGCGCCGCCCAACCATCGTGATCTCTCAGGATGGGCGTTTTATCGGTGGTTCAATTGGTGAAGTCAGCGGAGCCAAGATGGCCGGGGCCTTGAAACTGGCTTTGGAGTTATATCAACGCCTTAGTCTGGATGGCGCTCCACCACCATTGGAAAAACGCCCACTGGTCCTGATCTCGTTTGAAACGGGCGGAGTCAGGCTGCACGAAGCTAATGCTGGCTTGCTGGCACATGCTGAGGTGATGGATCTTTTGCAGGATCTGCGTCACAAAGTGCCGGTGATTGGGTTGGTTGGCAGCAAACTCGGCTGCTTTGGTGGCATGGGCTTCGTTGCTGCTGCCACGGACGCCATTATCATGAGCCAGTTCAGCCGTATTGGCCTGACCGGGCCTGAGGTGATTGAACAGGAAATGGGGCGTAGCGAGTTTGACTCCGCCGATCGGGCGTTGGTATTCCGCACCACGGGCGGCAAGCATAAATACATTATCGGCGATTGTGATTTCCTGGTTGAAGACAGCATTGCAGCATTCCGTGCGCAGGTGCAACAGCTTGCCGGGTTGCCAATGGCAGAGATTGAATCGTTGCGATGCATCGGCAGCCCGGCACTGATCGCCAAACAGATGGCTATTGTCGATGCTATCAGCCAGCTCATGCCATCTGATTCACTGGACGTATGGCGGGCTGCTGGGAATGAGCCGCCACAGGCACTGGTTGATTTGTCACTGGAGGCGTTTATCGCTTCGGTAAAACGTTATTCACCCTCGGCTGCGGACCGTTAA
- the mdcG gene encoding malonate decarboxylase holo-[acyl-carrier-protein] synthase, with the protein MKINPEGDAMFHRHDLLQFSPQAAQQIFLLWQAAQPHDWLSSLPDWQRSFNAGDIPGIVRRHLPAEAKTEIALGFSFPMRIDGQRQRFAITLPAQEVVRRITPFEAAAMAFLASSPALGALVDLRERFLQLGCLPGVWGSAALQIVSGFSYTDNASDLDIVIEACHPEQLQAVYQSMLQLERQHRLRIDTEVLWPTGYGSSLKELMTSGNQVLGKSLNDVRLFDKTALLSLVNKE; encoded by the coding sequence ATGAAGATAAATCCCGAGGGCGATGCCATGTTCCACCGCCACGATTTACTGCAATTCTCCCCCCAGGCTGCACAGCAAATTTTTCTGCTCTGGCAGGCAGCGCAACCTCATGACTGGTTATCATCTTTGCCGGATTGGCAGCGGTCGTTCAACGCAGGTGATATACCCGGTATCGTGCGCCGCCATCTTCCTGCGGAAGCCAAAACCGAGATTGCGCTGGGTTTCAGTTTTCCAATGCGCATTGATGGGCAGCGTCAACGTTTCGCGATCACTCTCCCGGCACAGGAGGTGGTACGCCGCATCACCCCCTTCGAGGCTGCCGCAATGGCCTTTTTGGCCAGCAGCCCAGCTCTAGGCGCGCTGGTCGATCTCCGCGAACGATTCCTCCAATTAGGCTGCCTTCCCGGTGTTTGGGGCTCAGCTGCCTTGCAGATTGTCAGCGGGTTTTCTTACACCGATAACGCGTCAGATCTGGATATAGTGATTGAGGCTTGTCACCCTGAGCAATTGCAGGCTGTTTACCAAAGCATGTTACAGCTGGAACGACAGCATCGCCTGCGGATCGACACAGAAGTTTTGTGGCCTACCGGGTATGGCAGCAGTTTGAAAGAATTGATGACTTCTGGAAATCAGGTGTTGGGAAAGAGCCTGAACGATGTCAGGCTCTTTGATAAAACAGCGCTGTTAAGCCTGGTGAATAAAGAATAA
- a CDS encoding porin: MLKNTTLMLMLLVCIPASAVEIYHKDANRLGVYGKIRASHLLSDNAKEDGDNTYIRFGLRGETQIAEHLIGYGNFQMQFQGSKYEGEEKNSWTRLGFAGISHDRAGSFDYGRNWGIMYDLGAWTDVLPEFGAATLFHTDNFMAQRATTLATYRNRDFFGLVDGLNLAVQFQGKNEGGRALNKQNGNGYGISATYNFDSGLSLGGVYTHSERTDEQKGYGRHVASGPYAESYIVSAKYSADGLYLAALYGETSNMTAFASSTNIANKTQALELVAKYRFNNGFEPSIGYLQSKGKDLSGYNTDNNLVQFINLGAMYYFNNTVAAYANYKINLLDANNFTSAAGLKTDNTLVLGLVYQL, encoded by the coding sequence ATGTTAAAAAACACTACGCTAATGCTTATGTTACTGGTCTGTATACCGGCTAGCGCCGTTGAGATATACCATAAAGACGCTAATCGATTAGGGGTATACGGTAAAATCCGTGCATCGCATTTACTATCTGATAATGCGAAAGAAGACGGAGACAATACTTATATACGCTTTGGCCTGCGCGGTGAAACCCAGATTGCCGAACATCTTATCGGATATGGTAATTTTCAGATGCAGTTCCAAGGCAGCAAATATGAAGGTGAAGAGAAAAATTCATGGACACGCCTCGGATTTGCGGGCATTAGCCATGATCGAGCCGGCTCTTTTGACTATGGCCGGAACTGGGGCATCATGTACGATCTTGGCGCGTGGACCGATGTTTTGCCAGAGTTTGGTGCCGCTACACTTTTCCATACCGATAACTTTATGGCTCAACGAGCAACAACGCTGGCCACCTACCGTAATCGGGATTTCTTCGGGTTGGTTGACGGCCTGAACCTCGCGGTGCAATTTCAAGGAAAAAATGAAGGTGGCCGTGCGCTTAACAAGCAGAATGGTAACGGTTATGGGATATCTGCTACGTATAACTTTGATAGCGGCCTGTCATTAGGTGGGGTATACACCCATTCGGAACGAACGGATGAACAGAAGGGCTACGGTAGGCACGTCGCCAGTGGCCCCTATGCTGAATCCTATATCGTCAGCGCAAAATACAGTGCCGATGGCCTGTATCTGGCTGCTCTCTACGGTGAAACATCCAATATGACCGCCTTTGCGAGCAGTACGAATATCGCCAATAAAACCCAGGCGCTTGAGCTAGTGGCAAAATACCGTTTTAATAATGGGTTCGAGCCTTCGATCGGTTATCTGCAAAGTAAAGGCAAAGATCTGAGTGGTTATAATACCGATAACAACCTAGTGCAGTTTATTAACCTAGGCGCCATGTACTATTTCAACAACACAGTGGCGGCCTATGCGAACTACAAAATTAACCTGCTTGACGCTAATAATTTCACCTCGGCCGCAGGCTTAAAAACCGATAATACGCTGGTTCTCGGTCTGGTTTATCAGTTGTAA